From Desulfuromonadales bacterium:
GGCATGCCCGAGCAGAATTCGCCGGTGGCGGCGATGCTGATGGCCCACGACCAGGGTCGCGCCTTCGTCCGGGGCATGGAGCAGGCGGCCAGGCGAGCCCTCGCCGGCGAGCCGGCGCCGGTGGCGGAGATCGCCGAAAACGCCCGCGGCTACATCGCCCTGCTGCGCGACCACATCGACAAGGAAGACACCATCCTCTACCCGCTGGCCGAGCGCATTCTCCCCGAAACCCTGCGCCCGGCCATGGTCGAGGCCTACGCCGCAGCCGTGGCGAAGACCCCCGGCCTGGAGGAGAAATGTCAGCGGCTGGTGGAGAGCTACGAGGCGAAGCTGGCGGCGTGAAGGTCCGATGAGGGTTGAGAGTTGAGTGAGAAACAGACGAGGCCCCGGGAAAATCCCGTGGGCCTCGTCTGTTTTTAGGCTGGATGAAGCCTGGCGCTACTACCCCCGCTACTTACCCCGTTTTCCGTGGTGACCGCCACCCCGGTGTTCCATTCGGCGGTCCAGCATTTCTTCCGCCAGCTTGCGCTGTTCCGGGGTCAGCAGGGCATGGATCCGGCTCTGCATCCGGGTCCGTTCGACGATCAGTTCGGTCTTGGTGGTCGCCTGGCTTGTGGCCAGAGCGCGGACCGCGGCTTCGTCGAAGTTGTCGGCCTTGGCCGCCTGGCGCAGTTTGTCCCGGTTTTCGTCGAGGCTCTGCCGCAGCGGCGCGACCTTGTTCCGGTGTTCTTCCATGATCGCCTTGATCTTTTCCTGCTGCTCGGCGCTCAGGTTGAGGACTTCAGTCATGCGGGCCAGAAAGTGCTCGCCGCCTTTTTCATGGCGCTCGCCGCGCTCCAGCCGCGGGGAATCTCCAGCGGGGGCGGCGTTGACTTGCGGGGAGTGGAAGAACAGGCCGCCGACGAGGGCGGCGGTGAGGACGGTGACGACGAGAAACGATTTTTTCATGGCGTACTCTCCTTGGCTGCGGGGCACTGCCCCATGGGTTGATAATGTTCAGTTCCGGTCCGGGCGTTCAGCGCCAATGCCCATACCATGATGTCTCGGCGATGTATCGGGATCGGGGGTCGACTACGACGTAGCCCCGGGGGGTTGGCCGGTAGTAAACGTCTTCGGTCCGATAGAAGAAATTCCCGCCGATATTGACGCTGATCGAACCGAACGGCAGCGTTGCAAACACGGCCCCGACGGGCGGCCCGACCAGGGCGTAGCCGTTGTGCACCCGGCTGTAATAGCGATGCTCATGGACGTAATAAGGGGTCCTGTCGATCACCACGGTTTTGTAGCCGCGGGGCAGCTCCCGGATCACCGTCACCTTATGCTTCCGGTGGTCACCCCTTTTTTCGAACCTGCCGTCGTGACGGTCGTCGTGGCGGCGGTCCTTCCAGTTTTCGTACCGCTCCTCGTAACGATTTTCATGCCGATCCCGGCGACCGTCCCGATCGGCCCAGGAGGGGCTGTTCCCGGCAAGGAGCAACCCGACGGCCAGAAGCGGCACCACTACGAACCTGCCCGACGCTGCAATCGACATTCTGGTCTTTTTCATGATGTCCTCCTGAGTGTCTGTGTTGTTTCCGGCTTCCTCTTCTGTTGAGTCAATGAATACCGCGCAAATGTGGCGCAAATATGGAAGAAATGTGGAAATTGCCGGGCGGGACGGGTTGCCGGTGTTTTTCCGGCGGAATTTGTGGTAGGAAAAAGATGAACATCAGTTGAAGGTGGGATCAAGATGAAGCTCGGCATCAAGTACCGGTTGTTCCTTTCCATGCTCGCAGGCACCGCCGCCGTCGTCCTCTGCATGTGGCTGATTGTGCAGTGGAGCATCGACCGGGGTTTTCTCCGCTACGTCAACACCCTCGAGCAGGAGCGCCTGGAAATCCTGGCCACGGAACTCGAACAGGCCTACGCCGATCGGGGCAGCTGGGATTTTCTGCGCGCCGAGCCGATCACCTGGCTGCGGCTGATGATCCGGACCCTCCCGCCGGGTTTGACCGATCCCGAGCAGTTGAAACGTCAGGAACGGCGCCTGGAGCGCTGGCTGGAGAGGGAACAGCGGCCGCCGGAGCCGGGTCAGCCGCCCCGGGCTCTGCCGTTCGAGCGGCGCGTCCTGCTGCTCGATGCCGCCCGGCAGCCGCTGTTCGGGCCTGCGGAAAGGGCAGGGGAGGTCGATTTGCGGCCGCTGCAGTTGGAGGGGAAGACCGTCGGTTATCTCGGCCTGGTGCCGCGCCGGAGCGCCTATGATGTCCACCAGCTGCAGTTCGTCCGGCAGCAGAAGCTGGCGCTGGCCCTGATCGCCGGGGTGACGCTGCTGGTCTCGGCGCTGATCGCCCTGCCGCTCGCCAAGCGCCTGGTGCGTCCGATCCGGGCTCTGGCCGCCGCCACCCGCCGTCTCTCGGCCGGGGAATACGCCATCCGCGTGCCGGTCGCGGCAACCGACGAACTGGGGCAGCTCGCCCGGGACTTCAACAGCCTGGCGCTGACCCTGGAGAAGAACGAACAGGCGCGCCGCCAGTGGGTGGCCGACATCTCCCACGAACTGCGCACGCCACTGGCCGTGCTGCGCGGGGAGGTCGAAGCCCTGCAGGACGGGGTGCGCCGGACCACTCCCGAGACCCTGCATTCGCTGCATGCCGAGGTGATGCGTCTCAGCCGGATGGTGGACGATCTGCACCAGCTTGCCCTCTCCGATGTCGGCGCCCTGACCTACCGCAAATGCAACGTGAATCTCGGCGAAGAGTTGCAGGAGGCTGCCGACGCTTTTCGCTCCCGGTTCGAAGGTAAGGGAATCGCGCTGACGGCCGATTTCCCGTCAGCGCCGGCGATTCACGTTTTTGCCGACCCCGAGCGGCTGCATCAACTGTTCAACAATCTGCTGGACAATTCGCTGAAATATACCGAGGCGGAAGGCCGGCTCGAAATCCGGCTGGAGAGCGGCCAGGGGGTCGCCACCATCCATTTCATGGACAGCGCCCCTGGCGTTCCCGAGGCCGAGATCGGCCGGCTCTTCGACCGGCTCTACCGGGTGGAGAGTTCGCGCAGTCGGGCGACCGGCGGGGCGGGGCTCGGTCTGGCGATCTGCCGCAACATCGTCGAAGCCCACGAGGGAACGATCACGGCCAAACCCTCGCCCCTGGGGGGGGTGTGGATCACGGTCGTGCTGCCGGTCACGGAGGGAAGCCTATGAGCGGAAGAATTCTGATCGTCGAGGACGAACCGAAACTGGCGTCGCTGCTCAGCGATTACCTGCAGCAGGCGGGATTCGAGGCCAGCCGGCTGGACAACGGCCTGGAGGTGGCGCCCCGGGTGCGGGAGCAGGCCCCCGACCTGATACTCCTCGACCTGATGCTGCCGGGCAAGGACGGCCTGGAGGTCTGCAAGGAGATTCGCAGCTTTTCCGCGGTGCCGATCGTCATGGTCACCGCCCGTGTCGAGGAGATCGACCGCCTGCTCGGCCTGGAACTCGGCGCGGACGATTACATCTGCAAGCCCTTCAGCCCCCGCGAGGTGGTGGCCCGGGTCAAGGCGGTGCTGCGCCGCGCCGGCGCGGCGCAGTTGCAGGCCGAGGGACTCGTCCTGGACGAATCCCGCTACCTGGCCACCCTGCATGGCCACGACCTCGAACTGACGGCTGTGGAGTTCAAGCTGCTCCACTTCCTGTCCGCCAACCCGGGGCGCATCTACTCCCGCACCCAGCTCATGGACCGGATCTACCCCGACCAGCGCACCGTCGGCGACCGCACCATCGACAGCCACATCAAGAAATTGCGGAAAAAGCTGGCCGCCGCTGCGCCGGATGAAGAGCTCATTCATTCGGTCTACGGGGTCGGGTATAAATTCGAGAGTTGATTTGCTTTACTGAAAAAGCAGGGATCCGGGCACCGCCGGGTTCGGCCAGACAGATATTTTTCTGTTGCAGAATGATGCCGGAATTGCAAATATTTCAACAGCGTGGAATTTCACAAGGCTTTTTTTGGAGAATCAACCAAGAAAGGTAACTTGAAAATGAACAATCTGGTGGTGGTCCATTATTTCGACGGCAATATAGTTAAAGGAACAACCGGGAATTTCTTTCCGAATAAGAGCTTCTTTCACCTTCAGGAGCAGAATGCGGGGGAGGTCAAGCAGGTCAACACCCAGGACCTCAAAGCTGTTTTTTTTGTGAAAAG
This genomic window contains:
- a CDS encoding hemerythrin domain-containing protein, whose amino-acid sequence is MKTDVTAVMVEEHKLILRMIALLEKNVELLEAGRFADWNFFLAGVDFIRHYADRFHHAKEEDVLFQALVANGMPEQNSPVAAMLMAHDQGRAFVRGMEQAARRALAGEPAPVAEIAENARGYIALLRDHIDKEDTILYPLAERILPETLRPAMVEAYAAAVAKTPGLEEKCQRLVESYEAKLAA
- a CDS encoding Spy/CpxP family protein refolding chaperone; amino-acid sequence: MKKSFLVVTVLTAALVGGLFFHSPQVNAAPAGDSPRLERGERHEKGGEHFLARMTEVLNLSAEQQEKIKAIMEEHRNKVAPLRQSLDENRDKLRQAAKADNFDEAAVRALATSQATTKTELIVERTRMQSRIHALLTPEQRKLAEEMLDRRMEHRGGGHHGKRGK
- a CDS encoding DUF6515 family protein; the protein is MKKTRMSIAASGRFVVVPLLAVGLLLAGNSPSWADRDGRRDRHENRYEERYENWKDRRHDDRHDGRFEKRGDHRKHKVTVIRELPRGYKTVVIDRTPYYVHEHRYYSRVHNGYALVGPPVGAVFATLPFGSISVNIGGNFFYRTEDVYYRPTPRGYVVVDPRSRYIAETSWYGHWR
- a CDS encoding ATP-binding protein, with the protein product MKLGIKYRLFLSMLAGTAAVVLCMWLIVQWSIDRGFLRYVNTLEQERLEILATELEQAYADRGSWDFLRAEPITWLRLMIRTLPPGLTDPEQLKRQERRLERWLEREQRPPEPGQPPRALPFERRVLLLDAARQPLFGPAERAGEVDLRPLQLEGKTVGYLGLVPRRSAYDVHQLQFVRQQKLALALIAGVTLLVSALIALPLAKRLVRPIRALAAATRRLSAGEYAIRVPVAATDELGQLARDFNSLALTLEKNEQARRQWVADISHELRTPLAVLRGEVEALQDGVRRTTPETLHSLHAEVMRLSRMVDDLHQLALSDVGALTYRKCNVNLGEELQEAADAFRSRFEGKGIALTADFPSAPAIHVFADPERLHQLFNNLLDNSLKYTEAEGRLEIRLESGQGVATIHFMDSAPGVPEAEIGRLFDRLYRVESSRSRATGGAGLGLAICRNIVEAHEGTITAKPSPLGGVWITVVLPVTEGSL
- a CDS encoding response regulator, with the protein product MSGRILIVEDEPKLASLLSDYLQQAGFEASRLDNGLEVAPRVREQAPDLILLDLMLPGKDGLEVCKEIRSFSAVPIVMVTARVEEIDRLLGLELGADDYICKPFSPREVVARVKAVLRRAGAAQLQAEGLVLDESRYLATLHGHDLELTAVEFKLLHFLSANPGRIYSRTQLMDRIYPDQRTVGDRTIDSHIKKLRKKLAAAAPDEELIHSVYGVGYKFES